Proteins encoded within one genomic window of bacterium:
- a CDS encoding DUF2334 domain-containing protein: protein MSWKIKKRAALLAGLLLLAGAIYVLFNYFSLARDYIYGPPMLFIRNRYLSLDIYPHGFQSASVFTNCDIEATTPPEDIAILRLFLRKHGIPGVFFVIPDYIDTYPVKDAPQVLAELRSLTEEGHEIAQEGTYHTYGPDLARGAPEGGELFELPYDEQRERIEQGHNALAELGFFPVGFRAPEFVTTPDTFRILEICDFLYSSSTLSPPRTFSSLLRRPLTEGVLYPYHPSGYRLLEFTDQVNPLQKFDKGVRIFRRIHSLNGVFVYHTYIGSVSKPENLQILEEFFEIILSENTWCTTLSTLSRWWLAREKLRVESAREGDCLVVTFTNPTPYPLDDIGLWISRSPSGARRYRLQDHNGVALAEGALPVREKLFFSVPGETGF from the coding sequence ATGTCCTGGAAAATAAAAAAACGGGCGGCCCTGCTGGCCGGACTGCTGCTCCTGGCGGGGGCGATCTACGTTCTCTTCAATTACTTTTCCCTGGCCCGCGACTATATCTACGGCCCCCCCATGCTCTTCATCCGCAACCGCTATCTCTCCCTGGACATCTACCCCCACGGCTTTCAATCGGCCAGCGTCTTCACCAACTGCGACATCGAAGCCACCACCCCGCCCGAGGATATCGCCATCCTCCGCCTCTTCCTGCGCAAACACGGAATTCCCGGGGTCTTTTTCGTCATCCCCGACTATATCGACACCTACCCCGTCAAGGACGCCCCCCAGGTCCTGGCCGAACTCCGCAGCCTGACCGAGGAAGGCCACGAAATCGCCCAGGAGGGAACGTACCACACCTACGGCCCCGACCTCGCCCGGGGCGCCCCGGAGGGCGGAGAACTCTTCGAACTGCCGTACGACGAGCAGCGCGAACGGATCGAGCAGGGGCACAACGCCCTGGCCGAGCTCGGTTTCTTCCCCGTCGGTTTCCGGGCTCCGGAATTCGTCACCACCCCGGACACGTTCCGGATCCTGGAGATCTGCGACTTCCTCTACTCCTCCAGCACCCTCTCCCCGCCGCGGACTTTCTCCAGCCTCCTGCGCCGGCCGTTGACCGAGGGGGTCCTCTACCCCTACCACCCCTCCGGCTACCGGCTCCTGGAGTTCACCGACCAGGTCAACCCCCTGCAGAAGTTCGACAAGGGGGTTCGGATCTTCCGCCGCATCCATTCCCTCAACGGCGTCTTCGTCTACCACACCTACATCGGAAGCGTCTCCAAGCCGGAAAACCTCCAGATCCTGGAGGAATTTTTCGAAATCATCCTCTCCGAAAACACCTGGTGCACCACTCTTTCCACCTTGAGCCGGTGGTGGCTGGCCCGGGAAAAACTGCGCGTGGAGAGCGCGCGCGAGGGCGATTGCCTGGTGGTCACGTTCACCAACCCCACCCCCTATCCCCTCGACGACATCGGGCTCTGGATCTCCCGTTCTCCTTCCGGGGCGAGGCGCTACCGGCTCCAGGACCACAACGGGGTGGCACTGGCCGAGGGCGCGCTTCCCGTCCGGGAAAAACTGTTCTTCTCGGTGCCGGGCGAAACCGGATTTTGA
- a CDS encoding phospholipase D-like domain-containing protein has product MRIALGILLASLLFFSPAVLCGGAETIVPVVNRDYLPVLLELIASARTSIDFIQLEFHYDPQVKKVQDALREAVGRGVAVRGLIEDKISFNRTSEGYLNRFGIETRLDTPRKQLHNKLFVADRRRVLLGSTNLSANSMDNNNETNVLVESPAVGEFFARYFEQLWKNSEAEPVLEAVEIPGAATVVNRGHFPVLEKMIAGARQRVWVMVYGMNYSRSYPDSKANALIDALILAAGKGLDVRVILDLSDYNQGLNRLNRETAELLKKGGVDVRFDREDVTTHAKLVLADQTALVGSANWGYQALEVRNESSLMITDPAAVAFFGDYFTEIWNGRIYPPPTPVPAGPAATPSPAPEPTPPRPCPGK; this is encoded by the coding sequence ATGAGGATCGCCCTCGGTATCCTGCTGGCGAGCTTGCTGTTCTTTTCCCCGGCGGTTCTCTGCGGGGGGGCCGAGACGATCGTCCCGGTGGTCAACCGCGACTATCTCCCCGTCCTCCTGGAGCTGATCGCCTCGGCGCGGACGTCCATCGACTTCATCCAGCTCGAATTCCACTACGACCCCCAGGTGAAAAAAGTCCAGGATGCGCTCCGGGAAGCGGTCGGGCGCGGGGTGGCGGTGCGGGGCCTGATCGAAGACAAGATCTCCTTCAACCGCACCAGCGAGGGCTATCTGAACCGTTTCGGCATCGAGACCCGTCTCGACACCCCCCGCAAGCAGCTGCACAACAAACTGTTCGTCGCCGACCGTCGCCGGGTCCTCCTCGGGTCCACCAACCTTTCGGCCAACTCCATGGACAACAACAACGAGACCAACGTCCTGGTCGAGAGCCCGGCGGTGGGAGAGTTCTTCGCGCGCTACTTCGAACAGCTTTGGAAGAACAGCGAGGCCGAGCCCGTACTGGAGGCGGTCGAGATCCCCGGCGCGGCGACGGTGGTCAACCGCGGGCACTTCCCCGTCCTGGAGAAGATGATCGCCGGCGCCCGGCAACGGGTCTGGGTCATGGTCTACGGCATGAACTATTCGCGCAGCTATCCGGATTCCAAGGCCAACGCCCTGATCGACGCCCTCATCCTCGCGGCCGGCAAGGGGTTGGACGTCCGGGTGATCCTCGATCTCAGCGACTACAACCAGGGACTGAACCGCCTCAACCGCGAGACCGCCGAGCTGCTGAAAAAAGGCGGCGTTGACGTCCGGTTCGACCGCGAGGACGTCACCACCCACGCCAAGCTGGTGCTGGCGGATCAGACGGCCCTGGTGGGTTCGGCCAACTGGGGGTACCAGGCCCTGGAGGTCCGCAACGAAAGCAGCCTGATGATCACCGATCCCGCCGCGGTGGCGTTCTTCGGCGATTATTTCACCGAAATCTGGAACGGGCGGATCTACCCGCCCCCGACGCCGGTTCCGGCCGGGCCGGCCGCGACGCCGAGCCCCGCGCCGGAGCCGACGCCTCCCCGACCATGTCCTGGAAAATAA
- a CDS encoding glycosyltransferase family 2 protein produces the protein MSVSVVIPVYNEEKTLLDIIARVKAQDLVTEIVVVDDGSSDGTPALLEALEDEKVRVFVQERNRGKGAAIRRGFAEARGDIVIVQDADLEYDPGEYRKLCRPIMDGVADVVYGARFLGGPHRVLYFWHYVANKLLTLLTNILYNINLNDMETCYKVFRRDVLTGVELRSERFGIEPEITAKMVKRGYRLYEVPISYFGRTYEEGKKITWKDGFVAFWTIVKFRFCD, from the coding sequence ATGTCGGTCAGCGTCGTTATCCCGGTTTACAACGAGGAGAAGACCCTCCTCGATATCATCGCCCGGGTCAAAGCCCAGGACCTGGTCACCGAAATCGTGGTGGTCGACGACGGCTCCTCCGACGGCACCCCCGCGCTGCTGGAGGCTCTCGAGGACGAGAAGGTCCGGGTCTTCGTCCAGGAGCGCAACCGGGGAAAGGGCGCCGCCATCCGGCGCGGTTTCGCCGAGGCCCGGGGGGATATCGTCATCGTCCAGGACGCCGACCTGGAATACGACCCCGGGGAGTACCGGAAGCTCTGCCGACCCATCATGGACGGGGTCGCCGACGTGGTCTACGGAGCCCGGTTCCTGGGCGGTCCGCACCGGGTCCTTTACTTCTGGCACTATGTCGCCAACAAGCTCCTGACGCTGCTCACCAATATTCTCTACAACATCAACCTCAACGACATGGAGACCTGTTACAAGGTTTTTCGCCGGGACGTCCTGACCGGGGTCGAACTCCGGTCGGAACGGTTCGGGATCGAACCCGAGATCACCGCCAAGATGGTGAAACGCGGTTACCGCCTCTACGAGGTGCCGATCTCCTATTTCGGACGCACCTACGAAGAGGGCAAGAAAATCACCTGGAAAGACGGTTTTGTCGCGTTCTGGACCATCGTCAAGTTCCGTTTTTGCGACTGA